Proteins co-encoded in one Prescottella sp. R16 genomic window:
- the egtB gene encoding ergothioneine biosynthesis protein EgtB, translating to MSGLREELAAALAWARQRSTVLTISVDDADLVAQHSPLMSPLVWDLAHIGNQEELWLVRDVGGREPVRHDIDDLYDAFRHPRRTRPALPLLGPDETRRYVDEVRDKTWDILDASTFRGSRLVEDGFVFAMIAQHEQQHDETMLATHQLRLGRPVLTAEPVPSAVAAGDPGEVVVPAGEFDMGTSSDPWALDNERPGHRVFVDAFAIDTVPVTNGDYAVFVAETGSEAPQFWIDDGCGNWWRRRFGVLEPVPPDEPVVHVSWFEASAYARWAGKRLPTEAEWEKAARWDPVTGRSRRYPWGDDPPGPEHANLGQRHLSPAPVGAYPDGASPLGVQQLIGDVWEWTSSPFTGYPGFAAFPYREYSEVFFGGDYRVLRGGSFGTDPIACRGTFRNWDHPVRRQIFAGFRCARDL from the coding sequence ATGAGCGGACTGCGAGAAGAATTGGCGGCGGCGCTGGCGTGGGCCCGGCAGCGCAGCACCGTCCTCACGATCAGCGTCGACGATGCGGACCTCGTCGCGCAGCATTCGCCCCTGATGAGCCCACTCGTGTGGGACCTCGCGCACATCGGGAACCAGGAGGAGCTGTGGCTGGTGCGCGACGTCGGCGGCCGGGAACCGGTCCGCCACGACATCGACGATCTGTACGACGCGTTCAGACACCCGCGCCGGACCCGGCCGGCTCTACCGCTGCTGGGGCCGGACGAGACACGCCGCTACGTTGACGAGGTGCGCGACAAGACGTGGGACATCTTGGACGCCAGCACGTTCCGGGGATCGCGGTTGGTCGAGGACGGATTCGTGTTCGCGATGATCGCGCAGCACGAGCAGCAGCACGACGAGACCATGCTCGCGACGCACCAGCTGCGGCTCGGGCGTCCGGTACTGACGGCGGAACCGGTACCGTCCGCCGTCGCGGCGGGCGATCCCGGTGAGGTCGTCGTTCCTGCAGGGGAATTCGACATGGGGACGAGCAGCGATCCGTGGGCGCTCGACAACGAACGGCCCGGACACCGGGTGTTCGTCGACGCGTTCGCGATCGACACCGTGCCGGTCACCAACGGTGACTACGCGGTGTTCGTCGCCGAGACCGGTTCCGAGGCACCACAGTTCTGGATCGACGACGGCTGCGGCAACTGGTGGCGGCGACGGTTCGGGGTGCTCGAGCCGGTGCCGCCGGACGAGCCGGTGGTGCACGTGTCGTGGTTCGAGGCGAGCGCCTACGCGCGGTGGGCCGGTAAACGTCTGCCCACGGAGGCGGAGTGGGAGAAGGCGGCCCGCTGGGATCCGGTGACGGGTCGCTCCCGCCGCTACCCGTGGGGCGACGATCCGCCGGGACCCGAGCATGCGAATCTCGGGCAGCGACACCTCTCCCCGGCGCCGGTCGGCGCCTACCCGGACGGGGCGTCCCCGCTGGGAGTGCAGCAACTGATCGGGGACGTGTGGGAGTGGACGTCGTCCCCGTTCACCGGTTATCCGGGCTTCGCGGCGTTCCCCTACCGCGAATACTCCGAGGTGTTCTTCGGCGGCGACTACCGGGTGCTGCGCGGCGGTTCGTTCGGCACCGATCCGATCGCGTGCCGCGGCACGTTCCGCAACTGGGACCATCCGGTCCGCCGCCAGATCTTCGCCGGGTTCCGTTGCGCGAGGGACCTGTAG
- a CDS encoding ribose-phosphate diphosphokinase: MSAISSDVQKNLMLFSGRAHPELAEQVAKELDIKVTPQTARDFANGEIFVRFEESVRGSDAFVLQSFPAPLNQWLVEQLIMIDALKRGSAKRITAILPFYPYARQDKKHRGREPISARLIADLLKTAGADRIITVDLHTDQIQGFFDGPVDHMHAQGQLADHVRDNYGTENICVVSPDAGRVKVAEKWADALDGAPLAFVHKTRDPLVPNQVKSNRVVGDVAGRTCVLIDDMIDTGGTIAGAVEVLKNAGAGDVIIATTHGVFSDPAAERLANCGAKEVITTNTLPIPEEKRFPTLTVLSIAPLLARTIQEVFENGSVTSLFNGIA, from the coding sequence GTGAGCGCGATATCCAGCGACGTGCAGAAGAACCTCATGCTCTTCTCGGGCCGCGCACACCCCGAGTTGGCGGAGCAGGTCGCCAAGGAGCTCGACATCAAGGTCACGCCGCAGACTGCGCGTGACTTCGCGAACGGCGAGATCTTCGTCCGCTTCGAGGAGTCGGTGCGCGGCTCGGATGCGTTCGTGCTGCAAAGCTTCCCGGCACCGCTGAACCAGTGGCTCGTCGAGCAGCTCATCATGATCGACGCCCTCAAGCGTGGCTCGGCCAAGCGGATCACCGCGATCCTGCCGTTCTACCCGTACGCGCGTCAGGACAAGAAGCACCGCGGCCGCGAGCCCATCTCGGCCCGTCTCATCGCCGATCTCCTCAAGACCGCCGGTGCCGACCGCATCATCACGGTCGACCTGCACACCGATCAGATCCAGGGCTTCTTCGACGGCCCGGTCGACCACATGCACGCGCAGGGCCAGCTGGCCGACCACGTGCGCGACAACTACGGCACCGAGAACATCTGCGTCGTCTCCCCCGACGCGGGCCGCGTCAAGGTCGCCGAGAAGTGGGCCGACGCCCTCGACGGCGCCCCGCTCGCGTTCGTCCACAAGACCCGCGACCCGCTGGTTCCCAACCAGGTCAAGTCGAACCGTGTCGTCGGTGACGTCGCCGGCCGCACCTGCGTCCTCATCGACGACATGATCGACACCGGCGGCACCATCGCCGGCGCCGTCGAGGTCCTCAAGAACGCGGGCGCCGGTGACGTCATCATCGCCACCACCCACGGCGTGTTCTCCGACCCGGCAGCCGAGCGTCTCGCGAACTGCGGCGCCAAGGAGGTCATCACGACCAACACGCTGCCGATCCCCGAGGAGAAGCGTTTCCCGACGCTCACCGTCCTGTCGATCGCCCCGCTGCTGGCCCGCACCATCCAGGAAGTCTTCGAGAACGGCTCGGTGACCTCGCTGTTCAACGGCATCGCCTAG
- a CDS encoding TetR/AcrR family transcriptional regulator, which yields MTGTQRREQLIEIGRALFAERGYEAASIEEIAARAQVSKPVVYEHFGGKEGLYAVVVDREMSKLLEMITSSLTQNRSRIRVERVALALLTYVEEHTDGFRILVRDSPVAAKEGTYSSLLNEAVRQVGHILGGDFGRRGFDPDLAPLYAQALVGMVATTATWWLDERTPSKEVVAAHLVNLCWNGLTNLEANPQLGG from the coding sequence ATGACGGGAACCCAGCGCCGGGAACAGCTGATCGAGATCGGCCGGGCCCTGTTCGCCGAACGCGGCTACGAGGCCGCGTCGATCGAGGAGATCGCCGCCCGCGCCCAGGTCTCCAAGCCCGTCGTCTACGAACACTTCGGCGGCAAGGAGGGCCTCTACGCCGTCGTCGTCGACCGTGAGATGTCGAAGCTGCTCGAGATGATCACGTCGTCGCTCACCCAGAACCGGTCCCGGATCCGGGTCGAACGGGTAGCACTCGCCCTGCTCACCTACGTCGAGGAACACACCGACGGATTCCGCATCCTCGTACGCGATTCGCCGGTGGCCGCGAAGGAAGGCACCTACTCGAGCCTCCTCAACGAGGCCGTCCGCCAGGTCGGGCACATCCTCGGTGGCGACTTCGGGCGCCGCGGCTTCGACCCCGACCTGGCACCGCTGTACGCGCAGGCCCTCGTCGGCATGGTCGCCACCACCGCCACGTGGTGGCTCGACGAGCGCACCCCGTCCAAGGAAGTCGTGGCCGCGCACCTGGTCAACCTGTGCTGGAACGGGTTGACGAATCTCGAGGCGAACCCACAGCTCGGCGGGTAG
- the egtC gene encoding ergothioneine biosynthesis protein EgtC: MCRHLGYLGPTRSVREVITAGEFSLLRQSWDPRDMRGGGTVNADGFGAAWWGSGSTISRYRSAQPIWSDPVLPEMLSRTRSHAIVAAVRSATVGMPVERSACAPFVSGHWAFSLNGRIAGWPETMTEPARRLPVLDLLGLEAPTDSAFVWLLVRDALREHSPEVALMQVTSLISDAAPGSRLNMLLGDGRQLWATTWDHSLSALVDDDRAVVSSEPYDRNHEWKAIPDAHLVTARPGHLISTPL; this comes from the coding sequence ATGTGCCGGCATCTGGGCTACCTCGGCCCCACCCGGTCGGTCCGCGAGGTGATCACGGCCGGCGAGTTCTCGCTGCTGCGCCAGTCGTGGGATCCGCGGGACATGCGCGGCGGCGGCACCGTCAACGCCGACGGCTTCGGTGCCGCGTGGTGGGGGTCCGGGTCGACGATCTCGCGGTACCGCAGCGCGCAACCGATCTGGTCGGACCCGGTGCTGCCGGAGATGCTGTCGCGGACACGGTCCCATGCGATCGTCGCCGCGGTCCGGTCGGCGACCGTCGGGATGCCCGTCGAACGCAGCGCGTGCGCTCCGTTCGTGTCCGGGCACTGGGCGTTCAGCCTCAACGGGCGGATCGCCGGATGGCCCGAGACGATGACCGAACCGGCACGCCGCCTGCCCGTGCTCGACCTCCTCGGTCTCGAGGCCCCCACCGATTCGGCGTTCGTGTGGTTGCTCGTGCGGGACGCCCTGCGTGAGCACAGCCCGGAGGTGGCGCTCATGCAGGTGACGTCCCTGATTTCCGACGCCGCCCCCGGCTCCCGGCTCAACATGCTGCTCGGCGACGGCCGGCAACTGTGGGCCACCACATGGGACCACTCGCTGTCCGCGCTCGTCGACGACGACCGTGCCGTCGTCAGCTCCGAACCCTACGACCGCAACCACGAATGGAAGGCGATCCCCGACGCGCATCTCGTCACCGCCCGGCCGGGACACCTGATCTCGACGCCGTTGTGA
- a CDS encoding GNAT family N-acetyltransferase, with amino-acid sequence MLVRDAVEGDLPGILEIHNEAIANSTAIWDEEPADLGDRRRWFDDRRGAGFPILVADVDGRIAGYASYGVWRARSAYRFTVENSVYVHVDHHRRGVATALMAALVERARDAGLHVMVASVESSNTGSIALHERFGFVTVARMPEVGRKFGRWLDMTYLQLTL; translated from the coding sequence ATGCTCGTCCGCGACGCCGTCGAAGGTGATCTCCCCGGGATCCTCGAGATCCACAACGAGGCGATCGCCAATTCGACGGCGATCTGGGACGAGGAACCCGCCGATCTCGGCGATCGACGGCGCTGGTTCGACGATCGTCGTGGCGCGGGTTTCCCGATCCTCGTCGCCGACGTCGACGGCCGGATCGCCGGATACGCGTCGTACGGGGTGTGGCGGGCGCGCAGCGCGTACCGGTTCACCGTCGAGAACTCGGTGTACGTGCACGTCGACCATCATCGTCGCGGGGTTGCCACAGCCCTGATGGCGGCGCTCGTCGAGCGGGCCCGCGACGCCGGCCTGCACGTGATGGTGGCGAGTGTCGAATCGTCGAACACCGGCTCGATCGCACTGCACGAGCGGTTCGGGTTCGTCACGGTCGCCCGGATGCCGGAGGTGGGCCGCAAGTTCGGTCGCTGGCTCGACATGACGTATCTGCAGTTGACGCTCTGA
- the glmU gene encoding bifunctional UDP-N-acetylglucosamine diphosphorylase/glucosamine-1-phosphate N-acetyltransferase GlmU codes for MPQQTAVIVLAAGAGTRMRSKTPKVLHTLGGRSMLSHALHAAAAIDPTELVTVVGHDRDRVGAAVDDAAKALGRSVATAVQEEQNGTGHAVGCGLTGLPENFDGTVLVTAADVPLLDADTLRTLIDTHTAAPAAAVTVLTSTAPDPTGYGRILRTTDGEVAAIVEQADATDAQRAITEVNSGVYAFDAATLRDALSSLSDDNAQGELYLTDVVAIARGAGKIVRAQHISDSILVAGANDRVQLSALAGELNRRVLERHMRAGVTVEDPSSTWIDVEVTIERDVTLRPGVQLRGTTTIGEDAVIGPDSTLTNVTVGAGASVIRVHGDDAVLGAGVTVGPFTYLRPGTVLGASGKLGAFVETKNADIGAHSKVPHLTYVGDATIGEHSNIGASSVFVNYDGVHKSRTIVGSHVRTGSDTMFVAPVQVGDGAYTGAGTVLRNDVPAGALAVSGGKQRNIEGWVQRNRPGTPAAEAAQRAVLQETDRQEQKDGEDQ; via the coding sequence ATGCCACAGCAGACCGCTGTCATCGTCCTTGCTGCCGGTGCCGGGACACGAATGCGGTCGAAGACCCCGAAGGTGCTGCACACCCTCGGCGGGCGCTCGATGCTCTCCCACGCCCTGCATGCCGCGGCAGCGATCGATCCCACCGAACTGGTCACCGTCGTCGGACACGACCGGGACCGGGTCGGCGCCGCCGTCGACGACGCCGCGAAGGCACTGGGCCGGTCGGTTGCGACCGCCGTGCAGGAGGAGCAGAACGGTACCGGCCACGCCGTCGGCTGCGGGCTCACCGGGCTGCCCGAGAACTTCGACGGCACCGTGCTGGTGACGGCCGCCGACGTCCCCCTGTTGGACGCCGACACGTTGCGCACGCTGATCGACACGCACACCGCGGCACCCGCGGCCGCGGTCACGGTGCTCACCTCGACGGCCCCGGACCCGACGGGCTACGGACGGATCCTGCGGACCACCGACGGCGAGGTCGCGGCGATCGTCGAGCAGGCCGACGCCACCGATGCGCAGCGCGCGATCACCGAGGTCAACTCGGGGGTGTACGCGTTCGACGCGGCCACGCTGCGAGACGCCCTGTCCTCCCTGAGCGACGACAACGCACAGGGCGAGCTGTACCTCACCGATGTCGTCGCGATCGCCCGAGGCGCGGGGAAGATCGTTCGAGCCCAACACATCTCGGACAGCATTCTGGTGGCGGGCGCCAACGACCGCGTGCAGCTGTCCGCGCTCGCCGGGGAACTCAACCGCCGCGTCCTCGAACGCCACATGCGGGCCGGGGTCACCGTCGAGGATCCGTCGAGCACGTGGATCGACGTCGAGGTCACGATCGAACGGGACGTCACGCTGCGCCCGGGCGTGCAACTGCGCGGCACCACCACGATCGGCGAGGACGCCGTGATCGGCCCCGACTCGACACTCACGAACGTCACGGTCGGTGCGGGCGCATCGGTGATCCGCGTCCACGGCGACGACGCGGTACTCGGCGCCGGTGTCACCGTCGGCCCGTTCACCTACCTGCGGCCCGGTACCGTGCTCGGCGCGTCCGGCAAGCTCGGCGCGTTCGTCGAAACCAAGAACGCCGACATCGGCGCCCACTCGAAGGTCCCGCACCTGACGTACGTCGGGGACGCCACGATCGGCGAGCACAGCAATATCGGGGCGTCGAGCGTGTTCGTCAACTACGACGGCGTCCACAAGAGCCGCACCATCGTCGGATCCCACGTGCGCACCGGATCCGACACCATGTTCGTCGCACCCGTGCAGGTCGGTGACGGCGCCTACACCGGCGCCGGAACCGTGCTGCGCAACGACGTGCCGGCGGGGGCGCTCGCCGTCTCCGGCGGCAAACAGCGCAACATCGAGGGATGGGTGCAGCGCAATCGTCCCGGCACTCCCGCTGCCGAGGCAGCTCAACGAGCAGTACTGCAAGAAACCGATCGGCAAGAACAAAAGGATGGCGAAGACCAGTGA
- the egtD gene encoding L-histidine N(alpha)-methyltransferase: MSAPTLEVHITPEQLGAALRADVAHGLTASPKWLPPKWFYDARGSELFERITRLPEYYPTRTERALLERYAGEIAAVTDPRILVELGSGSSEKTRLLLRSLPGLERYVPQDVSETALRDAARRTADEFPGIEVHGVVGDFTESLHHLPTGGRRTIAFLGGTLGNLVPDERREFLSGIADVLDAGDHLLLGVGLVTDPAILVPAYDDAAGVTAEFDRNVLSVLNKQLGADFEPDRFRHVAVWDPVAEWIEMRLEATDEMTVRIADPGFDVTFAAGEQLRTEISAKFRLPGLRDELRTAGFGEVRTWTDADERFALVCARR; this comes from the coding sequence GTGAGCGCACCGACCCTCGAAGTGCACATCACCCCGGAGCAGCTGGGCGCGGCGCTACGGGCCGACGTCGCCCACGGGCTGACGGCGTCCCCGAAGTGGCTGCCGCCCAAATGGTTCTACGACGCCCGCGGCAGCGAGCTGTTCGAGCGGATCACCCGGTTGCCGGAGTACTACCCGACCCGGACCGAGCGGGCACTGCTCGAACGGTATGCGGGGGAGATCGCCGCGGTCACCGACCCGCGGATCCTCGTCGAACTCGGATCCGGGTCGTCGGAGAAGACCCGACTGCTGCTGCGCAGCCTGCCCGGACTCGAACGGTACGTCCCGCAGGACGTGTCCGAGACCGCGCTGCGGGACGCGGCCCGCCGGACCGCCGACGAGTTCCCCGGCATCGAGGTGCACGGGGTGGTCGGCGACTTCACCGAGTCGCTGCACCACCTGCCCACCGGCGGCCGGCGCACCATCGCCTTCCTCGGCGGCACCCTCGGCAACCTGGTGCCCGACGAACGACGGGAATTCCTGTCCGGGATCGCCGACGTCCTCGACGCGGGAGACCACCTGCTGCTCGGAGTGGGACTCGTGACCGATCCCGCGATCCTCGTCCCGGCGTACGACGACGCGGCCGGGGTGACCGCCGAGTTCGACCGCAACGTGCTGTCGGTTCTGAACAAACAGTTGGGCGCGGACTTCGAACCGGATCGGTTCCGGCACGTCGCCGTGTGGGATCCGGTCGCCGAATGGATCGAGATGCGACTCGAGGCGACCGACGAGATGACCGTCCGCATAGCGGATCCGGGCTTCGACGTGACGTTCGCGGCCGGGGAGCAACTCCGGACCGAGATCTCCGCGAAATTCCGGCTTCCAGGACTCCGCGACGAATTGCGGACCGCGGGATTCGGCGAGGTTCGCACCTGGACCGACGCCGACGAACGGTTCGCGCTGGTGTGCGCGCGGCGGTGA
- a CDS encoding DUF2461 domain-containing protein: MFTGFPTTALDFYEDLEADNSKVFWTSHRSVYDTAVRAPMVALLDELESEFGSGKVFRPYRDVRFSKDKTPYKTHQGGVVETCPGVGFYVQIDASGLFVAGGFYSSTPDQLARYRAAVDDDRRGRALQRTVRALKRSGYDIDGDRLRTRPRGTDPAHPRLDLLRHRTLSAGVHLGCPDWLDSAEAADRVRDAWRTLRPLVDWFTATSA, translated from the coding sequence GTGTTCACCGGCTTCCCGACCACCGCCCTGGACTTCTACGAGGACCTCGAGGCCGACAATTCCAAGGTCTTCTGGACGTCCCACCGTTCCGTCTACGACACCGCCGTGCGTGCACCGATGGTGGCGCTGCTCGACGAGTTGGAGTCGGAGTTCGGTTCCGGCAAGGTGTTCCGCCCGTACCGTGACGTCCGTTTCTCCAAGGACAAGACGCCGTACAAGACCCATCAGGGTGGGGTCGTCGAGACCTGCCCCGGGGTGGGTTTCTACGTCCAGATCGATGCGTCCGGCCTGTTCGTGGCCGGCGGCTTCTACTCCTCCACTCCCGACCAGCTCGCCCGCTACCGTGCAGCCGTCGACGACGATCGCCGGGGACGCGCCCTGCAGCGAACCGTGCGTGCCCTGAAGCGGTCCGGCTACGACATCGACGGCGACCGGTTGCGTACCCGCCCGCGAGGTACCGATCCCGCCCATCCGCGTCTCGATCTGCTCCGGCATCGGACCCTGTCGGCCGGTGTGCACCTGGGGTGCCCGGACTGGCTCGATTCAGCCGAGGCCGCGGACCGGGTCCGTGACGCGTGGCGGACGCTGCGCCCTCTCGTCGACTGGTTCACCGCCACGTCGGCGTAA